Proteins co-encoded in one Chitinophagales bacterium genomic window:
- a CDS encoding XisI protein, translated as MDKVKKYKEIVKKLTFEVGKLGTKPDDVLKTQFITDDEHGHYLLYFNGWISETKRTYGCFMHIDVTDEGKVWLQYDGTDLIIAQQLMDKGIAKEDLILGFKAPYKRELMGFPVE; from the coding sequence ATGGATAAAGTAAAAAAATACAAAGAAATCGTTAAAAAACTCACCTTTGAAGTAGGCAAGTTGGGAACAAAACCCGATGATGTATTGAAAACTCAATTCATTACAGACGACGAACACGGCCACTATCTATTGTACTTCAATGGTTGGATAAGCGAAACCAAACGTACCTATGGTTGTTTTATGCACATTGATGTCACCGATGAAGGCAAAGTTTGGCTTCAATATGATGGTACGGATTTAATCATTGCACAACAATTGATGGACAAAGGAATAGCCAAAGAAGACTTGATTCTGGGCTTCAAAGCCCCTTATAAGCGGGAGTTGATGGGGTTTCCTGTAGAGTAA
- a CDS encoding T9SS type A sorting domain-containing protein, whose product MKKRLLIFCLLFVCFCQIVEAQLCNQSYEVPNLTGVHLIEQTVDEGYIVVGKVGEDIFLLKTDVLGNELWSETYSNEGNIYPMYIRQDSEGNYQVLGTFFDNSTFSIFFIEVEANGKLIDKKIFEISPNDSVRDIKINANNEIIVAGSTYDDPISLVEELALLLKFDFEGNQLSRAVIDDEKEDEECDVEFWGGLCHISSRANIVEIDNNDKPILAGSGEYLDYDIVTGSIATTFQEGSLGRLEWEDYYHSTLNLGFDFTSESTIIDLVMGREDNITYFISDFLNFNTPEGFTIGTIFKGHEIKLFPLIPYQLIQTTDQHFIISGEGLIGNLYTEKLLKVDKLGNLIWERIFEHPTVANAHLIKIKATTDGGFVAVWEDNNTDVVHLTKFDSYGYSCKNYIEGNIFADSNNNCQVEEGERAISDVHLKINNESTLTTVNPNGSYSLPLDSGTYNISISTTPDLWEANCEENYQVTFDSLYQTIENIDFALQASIPCQLMNIDVGISRARACREGRLAIEYCNDGNTDANNIRIELQISPLLENITSSTPFVEENGLYVFEPSMLEWGRCRSIYVYYQVVCDASIDEQVCVEARIFPNDHCGEARPIDESITCLDVTNSYDPNDIQVEYEQPIEGGDCVVENGWLDYTIRFQNTGNDTAYRVMVMDTLPQSVELESFRRGASSHHYELEFHQPNVLVWIFDNINLLDSLNNEPESHGFVSFSIRQKSENVEGLVIANQAHIYFDFNAPITTNIASVQNCLKTTLPVEITAFRGEVKHNGNFIEWETASEVNNDYFQLEHSQNGQNFERIATINSIGTTSKPQKYSFLHRHPFVGANYYRLSQVDLDGTVSYFVTISLHIHPSHPNFQFHFRRFYPNPSHGLLFIEFSNPSLQNLELELVNTLGQVVLRQNIEGSANRVEVDCSGLQKGLYLLKLGDVWEKMVVR is encoded by the coding sequence ATGAAAAAACGACTACTGATTTTTTGTTTGTTGTTTGTTTGTTTTTGTCAAATTGTTGAAGCACAATTGTGTAATCAGTCTTATGAAGTACCTAATTTGACTGGTGTTCACTTGATTGAACAAACTGTAGATGAGGGTTATATTGTTGTGGGAAAAGTTGGAGAAGACATTTTTCTACTAAAAACAGATGTGTTGGGCAATGAACTTTGGAGTGAAACATACTCCAATGAAGGCAATATTTACCCAATGTATATTCGTCAAGATTCAGAAGGAAATTATCAAGTTTTGGGTACTTTTTTCGATAATTCAACATTCTCCATTTTTTTTATTGAAGTTGAGGCCAATGGAAAACTGATTGATAAAAAAATCTTTGAAATATCTCCAAATGATAGCGTAAGAGACATCAAAATAAATGCGAATAATGAAATAATTGTTGCTGGATCTACCTACGACGACCCTATTTCTTTAGTAGAAGAATTAGCCTTACTTCTCAAATTTGATTTTGAAGGCAATCAATTAAGCCGAGCAGTTATTGATGACGAAAAAGAAGATGAGGAGTGCGATGTAGAATTTTGGGGAGGATTGTGTCATATCTCGTCAAGAGCCAATATTGTAGAAATAGACAACAATGATAAACCAATCTTAGCGGGAAGTGGTGAATATTTAGATTATGATATTGTAACTGGTTCCATTGCTACTACTTTTCAAGAAGGTTCATTGGGAAGATTAGAATGGGAAGATTATTATCATTCTACATTGAATTTAGGATTTGATTTTACATCTGAAAGTACAATTATTGATTTAGTTATGGGACGTGAGGATAATATAACTTACTTCATTTCTGATTTTTTAAATTTTAATACTCCAGAAGGTTTCACAATAGGTACTATTTTTAAAGGTCACGAAATCAAACTTTTTCCATTAATTCCCTACCAATTGATACAAACAACTGATCAACATTTCATCATATCAGGCGAAGGATTGATAGGCAATCTATACACTGAAAAACTCCTCAAAGTGGATAAGCTTGGAAATCTAATTTGGGAGCGAATTTTTGAGCATCCTACTGTAGCAAATGCTCATCTTATTAAAATAAAAGCCACAACTGATGGTGGGTTTGTAGCGGTATGGGAAGATAACAATACAGATGTTGTTCACCTCACCAAGTTCGACTCCTATGGTTATTCCTGCAAAAACTACATCGAAGGCAACATTTTCGCAGACTCCAACAACAATTGTCAAGTTGAAGAAGGAGAAAGGGCAATTTCAGATGTTCATTTGAAAATCAATAACGAAAGTACATTGACAACTGTAAACCCCAATGGTTCTTATTCTTTACCTTTGGATTCAGGCACTTACAACATCTCCATTTCCACCACTCCCGACCTTTGGGAAGCCAATTGTGAAGAAAACTACCAAGTTACTTTTGACAGCCTTTACCAAACCATCGAAAACATTGACTTTGCCCTTCAAGCTTCGATTCCCTGCCAATTGATGAACATTGATGTAGGCATTTCGAGGGCAAGAGCTTGTAGAGAAGGACGATTGGCGATTGAATACTGCAATGATGGAAATACGGATGCAAACAATATTCGCATTGAGCTACAAATCAGCCCTCTGCTCGAAAACATTACAAGTTCGACACCTTTTGTGGAAGAAAATGGACTGTACGTTTTTGAACCTTCGATGTTGGAATGGGGCAGATGTCGGAGTATTTATGTGTACTATCAAGTCGTTTGTGATGCGTCTATTGACGAACAAGTTTGTGTAGAAGCCCGCATTTTTCCGAATGACCACTGTGGTGAAGCACGTCCGATAGATGAATCCATTACCTGCCTGGATGTCACTAATTCTTACGACCCGAATGATATACAAGTGGAATACGAACAACCGATTGAAGGTGGTGATTGTGTGGTGGAAAATGGCTGGTTGGACTATACGATTCGCTTTCAGAATACGGGAAATGATACGGCTTATCGGGTGATGGTAATGGACACTTTGCCGCAATCGGTTGAATTGGAAAGTTTTCGGAGAGGAGCGAGTAGCCACCATTACGAATTGGAGTTCCATCAACCCAATGTTTTGGTATGGATTTTTGACAACATCAATTTGCTGGACAGCCTAAACAATGAACCTGAAAGTCATGGTTTTGTGTCGTTTAGCATTCGCCAAAAAAGTGAGAATGTAGAGGGTTTGGTGATTGCAAATCAAGCACACATTTACTTCGACTTCAATGCACCGATTACGACCAATATTGCTTCGGTTCAAAACTGTTTGAAAACGACTTTACCTGTTGAAATAACGGCTTTTAGAGGAGAAGTGAAACACAATGGAAATTTTATTGAATGGGAAACGGCTTCAGAAGTCAATAATGACTATTTTCAATTGGAACATTCTCAAAATGGTCAAAACTTTGAAAGAATTGCCACTATCAATAGCATAGGAACAACCTCTAAACCTCAAAAATACAGCTTTCTACATAGGCATCCTTTTGTTGGAGCTAACTATTACCGACTTTCACAGGTAGATTTAGATGGTACTGTTTCTTATTTTGTAACTATTAGCTTGCATATTCATCCTTCTCATCCCAATTTTCAATTTCATTTTCGTCGTTTTTACCCCAATCCAAGTCATGGTTTACTATTCATAGAATTTAGCAATCCTTCCCTTCAAAATTTGGAATTGGAGTTGGTGAACACTTTGGGGCAAGTGGTTCTGCGTCAAAATATTGAAGGGAGCGCAAATAGAGTGGAAGTGGATTGTAGTGGATTGCAGAAAGGTTTGTATTTGTTGAAGTTGGGGGATGTTTGGGAGAAGATGGTGGTGCGGTAG